The following DNA comes from Photobacterium sp. DA100.
TCGCGGTACCGATGTCACCGACGCGGGCCCCCGGTTTGACTTTGCGCATGCCCACGTAAAGGGCGTCTTGGGTGACGCGGCACAGGCGTTTGTCGGCAGGGGAGACATCACCGACCAGGAACATTTTTGAGGTGTCGCCGTGGTAGCCTGCTGGGCGCACGCTCAAATCGGCATTTTCGTCATCCGGAACGATGACCGTGATGTCAACGTTGATGATGTCGCCGTTTTTCAGTATGGCTGGCTTCATCTGGCCGTTGCTACCCATCTCATCCTGGCTGGCCGGAATGCCGTGGCACACGATGTGGTTGATAGACGTACAGATAGATTTTGGAAAACCGTGGTAATCAAGCGGGGCCGAGTAGGCGCCTTTTTCCAACGCATAATCATGACAGATTTGGTTTAGCTCGTCTGTCGTCACACCTTCTTTGATGTGAGGTTCGATCATTTCCAGCACTTCAGCCGCCAAACGGCCGGCAGCGCGCATTTTTTCGATCTCTTCAGCCGTTTTGATCTTGATGCTCATTCAGTCTTCTCTGTTTGGTTGTTACCTCTTCTTTACATGGTAACAGTGAGGGGGCTGGATGGAAACCAAGTTTCGGTACAATCGCTGAATTGAGGACATTGGGGCTGGATTTCCGTTAGTAAAATATGGTATAAAGCGCGCCGTAATTGGGTGATTGGGTTTCGATTCAGTCATGCCGGTTGCACTAAACTTTTATTAATCACTCACACATATCGGCACATCTTCCGGGGTGCCCAGCAGTTTTTCGCGAAGCTGTAACGCCTCTGGCGTTGCCTGGGTCGGTAAGATGGGATATGTGGACGCCTAACCCCATAGAGGAATATTCAATGGCAACTGTATCAATGCGCGACATGCTTAAGGCTGGTGTTCACTTCGGTCACCAAACTCGTTACTGGAACCCAAAGATGAAGCCATTCATCTTCGGTGCTCGTAACAAGGTGCACATCATCAACCTTGAGAAAACTGTACCAATGTTCAACGACGCTCTAGCAGAAATCAACAAGATTGCTGCTCGCAAGGGCAAGATCCTTTTCGTTGGTACTAAGCGTGCAGCCAGCGAATCTATCAAAGAAGCTGCAGTTAACTGTGACCAGTACTACGTAAACAACCGCTGGTTGGGTGGTATGCTGACTAACTGGAAAACTGTTCGTCAGTCAATCAAGCGTCTAAAAGATCTTGAAACTCAGTCTACAGACGGTACTTTCGACAAGCTAACCAAGAAAGAAGCGCTAATGCGTACTCGTGAAATGGAGAAGCTTGAGAAGTCTCTAGGCGGTATCAAGAACATGGGCGGCCTACCAGACGCTATGTTCGTAATCGATGCTGATCACGAGCACATTGCAATTAAAGAAGCGAACAACCTGGGTATCCCAGTATTTGCTGTTGTAGATACTAACTCTAACCCAGACGGCGTTGACTTCGTTATCCCAGGTAACGATGACGCAATCCGCTCTATCCAGCTATACACTGGTGCTGTTGCTCAGACTGTTACTGAAGGCCGCAACCAAGACATCGTTGCTCAAGCTGAGCAAGACGGTTTCGTAGAAGCTGAATAATAGCCGCGCTCCTTTTGAGCATCTTAAGTTACCTTGTGTAAACTAAGAATGGTTACCAGGGGCCGATCATGGCCCCTGATTTTTACACCAAGTATTCAAAACTGAGGATATAACAATGGCAACAGTTACAGCTGCCCTAGTTAAAGAACTGCGTGAACGTACTGGCGCAGGCATGATGGAATGTAAAAAAGCGCTTGTTGAAGCTAACGCTGACATCGAGCTAGCGATCGAAAACATGCGTAAGAGCGGTGCTGCTAAAGCTGCTAAAAAAGCAGGTAACGTTGCTGCTGAAGGTACAATCCTAATCAAAGACGCTGACGGCGTTGCAGCACTTCTAGAAGTTAACTGCCAGACTGACTTCGTTGCTAAAGATGCAAGCTTCCTAGCTTTCGCTAACGAAGTTCTTGAAACAGCTCTAGCTGAGCGCCTAGACATCGCAGCTCTTCAGGCTAAGTTCGAAGAAGCACGTGTTGCTCTAGTAGCTAAGATCGGCGAGAACATCTCTATCCGTCGCGTTGAGTTCATCGAAGGCGAGAGCGTATCTTCTTACCGTCACGGCGACCGTATCGGTGTTGTTGTAGCTGGTAACGGCGACGCAGAAACTCTGAAGCACATCGCTATGCACGTAGCTGCTTCTAAGCCTGAGTTCGTGAACCCAGAAGACGTACCTGCAGACGTTGTAGAAAAAGAGCGTCAGGTTCAGGTTGAAATCGCGATGAACGAAGGCAAGCCAGCTGAAATCGCAGAGAAGATGGTTATCGGCCGCATGAAGAAATTCACAGGCGAAATCTCTCTAACTGGTCAGCCATTCATCATGGAACCTAAGAAATCTGTTGGCGAAATCCTGAAAGAGAAAGGCGCTACAGTAACTAACTTCATCCGTCTAGAAGTTGGTGAAGGTATCGAGAAAGCTCAAGAAATGAGCTTCGCTGAAGAAGTAGCAGCAGTACAGAAGGGTTAATCCTTCTTGCTAAGAACTCCAAAGACCGTAGCCTAGGCTGCGGTCTTTTTACAACTCCGTATCTATATTTGTAAGCCTGGAAGGTAAACTAATGACCACGAATCCTAAACCGACTTATCAACGTATTCTGCTCAAACTCAGTGGGGAAGCACTGCAGGGCGAGGAAGGTTTTGGTATTGATGCACAAGTTCTTGACCGTATGGCTCAGGAAATCAAAGAACTGATTGAACTAGGTGTACAGGTTGGCCTTGTTATCGGTGGTGGTAACCTGTTCCGTGGTGCAGGCCTAGCTGAAGCAGGTATGAACCGAGTTGTGGGCGATCACATGGGTATGCTAGCTACCGTCATGAACGGTTTGGCAATGCGTGATGCGCTGCACCGTGCCTATGTGAACGCTCGAGTAATGTCAGCAATTCCTTTGAACGGCGTGTGTGACAACTACAACTGGGCTGATGCGATCAGCCAGCTGCGCCAGGGCCGCGTAGTAATTTTCTCTGCCGGTACCGGTAACCCATTCTTTACTACTGACTCGGCAGCCTGCCTGCGTGGTATCGAAATCGAAGCGGATGTTGTGCTCAAAGCAACAAAAGTTGACGGTGTGTTCACAGATGACCCAGTTAAGAACCCAGATGCTGTTCTTTATGATAAGCTAAGCTATCAGGATGTTCTTGAGAAAGAACTGAAAGTGATGGATCTGGCCGCATTTACGCTTGCTCGCGATCACGGCATGCCAATTCGCGTGTTCAACATGAACAAACCTGGTTCCCTACGCCGCGTGGTAATGGGTGAGCAGGAAGGTACGTTGATCTCTAACGACTAAGTCTGCGAGTAAGTGACGCCACTTATTCTTAGCGGGAGCGTCTAGGCTCCCGTATTTACCGAATCATTAAGGGTATTAATCGTGATTGATGCAATTAAACAAGATGCGCAAGAGCGCATGGGCAAAAGCGTTGAAGCGCTGAAAAACCAGCTGGCTAAAGTACGTACCGGTCGTGCCCACCCAAGCCTGCTAGACACTATCTACGTTGAGTACTACGGCGCGAACACCCCGCTGAAGCAGGTTGCTAACGTAGTGGCAGAAGATTCTCGTACACTGGCTATCACTGTTTTCGACAAAGAGCTAACGCCAAAAATCGAAAAAGCGATCATGATGTCTGATCTGGGCCTGAACCCAATGTCTGCGGGTACTGTGATCCGCGTTCCACTGCCACCGCTAACAGAAGAACGTCGTCGTGATCTGGTTAAAATCGTTCGCGCTGAAGCAGAGCAGGGTCGTGTTGCGGTTCGTAACATCCGCCGTGATGCTAACGCAGACGTGAAAGCACTGCTTAAAGACAAAGAAATCTCTGAAGATGACGACCGTCGCGCACAGGACGATATCCAGAAGCTGACTGACGCAGCGGTTAAGGACATCGAAGTGATCCTGGAAGCGAAAGAAAAAGAGCTAATGGAAGTATAAGGCTTAGCCTTCAGTTCGATTGCTTGATATGGTTTAGGGCGCTGTGCGTGCAGCACGGCGCTTTTTTTTGAGGGAGATGTATGGCAGAGCATACAATCGATACTGCACTTGGTACAGACAGCTTGCCAAAGCACGTTGCCGTGATTATGGACGGAAATGGTCGCTGGGCAAAGGCCAAGGGTAAGCCTCGAGTGTTTGGCCACAAGGCCGGCGTGGAAGCCGTACGTAAGACAGTCTCGGCCGCAAATCGTTTGGGCATTCAGGTTATCACACTGTTTGCGTTTAGCAGTGAGAACTGGCGTCGCCCGGAAGATGAAGTCTCCTTGCTGATGGAACTGTTCATGACTGTACTCGGTCGTGAAGTAAAGCGCCTTCACAAGAACAATATTCGCTTGCGCATTATCGGTGATACCCGCCGATTCAGCGAGCGCCTGCAGAAGAAAATTGCCGACGCGGAAGCCTTGACTGCCGACAATACCGGATTGGTGCTGAACGTGGCAGCTAACTATGGCGGCCAGTGGGATATTTTGCAGGCGGCTAAGCAACTGGTTCAGCAAGCTGCGGAGCAGAAGCTCACACCATCAGATATCACTGAGGAGATGTTAGCTTCAGGGTTATCTACTGCAGGCCTGCCCGATGTCGATCTCCTGATCCGCACCAGCGGTGAATGCCGGATCAGTAACTTTATGCTGTGGCAGGCGGCTTACGCCGAGCTTTATTTTACCGAGCAGCACTGGCCGGATTTCGACGAAGACAGTTTTGCCGAGGCCGTGGCATGGTTTGTTAACCGGGAGCGCCGCTTTGGCTGTACTGGCGAACAAATCCAAGCGTTAATGAACAAGTGATTTTTCGCTCGTCGACGCTGACAGGATTATGTATTTTATAGGGCATCTGGCTATGGTCTCGATGCCTTTTTTACTGGTAACCGGATTACCCGAAACACCGTCGCCGATGGGCGCGGTTACAATAGAAAAATGAGAGGACGCAGTTTGCTTAAGCAACGTATTATTACCGCAGTCATTCTCGCTCCCCTAGTTATCGCAGGAATTTTCCTTTTGCCTTTTCCTGCTTTTATTGCTGCCCTAGCGGCCGTTACCCTACTGGGTTTCTGGGAGTGGACACAATTTGTTGAAACAAAATCGCGCATTGCCGCGATGGTTATCCCGGCAGCGGCCTTGCTGGCTTCGCTGGTGGTGATGCCAACCGATGTTGCTGCGCTGTCAGCTTTGGCATCGTCTCACCAGGCCATGCTGCTGGTTGGCGGACTATGGTGGGTTGTCGCCTCGGCACTGGCGATTAGCTACCCAGGTAGCACCAAATTCTGGTCATCCTTCCCCCCTCTTAAGCACCTGTTTGGATTGCTGACCTTGCTCCCTTTCTTCTGGAGTGTGTTGATGCTCCGTGCGGTTAATTACCTTGAAAACCCTTACCACGGTGCCAAGCTGGTCATGTTGGTGTGTTTCTTGGTGTGGGCGGCAGACACGGGGGCCTATTTCTCCGGTAAGCGTTTTGGTAAACACAAGATGGCACCGGCGGTGAGCCCGAATAAGACGATTGAGGGGCTGGTCGGTGGCGCCATGTTGGCGGTAGCGGTGACCTGGGGCGGCGCGGCGCTGATGGAGATCCCGTTTGTCAGCCTGTCGAGCTTGCTGCTGATTGCAGTCGTGTCCGTTGTTGCCTCAGTGTTGGGTGATTTGGTCGAGAGCATGTTCAAGCGGGCTGCTGGTATCAAAGACAGTGGCAGTATCTTGCCGGGCCACGGCGGTATTCTCGACCGTATCGACAGCCTAACGGCTGCCCTTCCTGTTTTTGCCCTACTGTATTTGTGGTTGGTGTAGGCTAACCGCCCATTTCTGGCCGGCAGCGTGAGTCATTACTAACTTGTTTGCTGCCGGCTTGAGTGCCATGCTCAATTGGCCTGTCAATGATTGTTTGTTGTTAAGTGATAGTATGCGTAAGTTAACGATTCTTGGTGCGACGGGATCTATAGGGAGCAGCACACTGGCTGTTGCGGCCCAGAATCCCGAGTTGTTTGACGTTGTAGCCCTTGCGGCGGGTAGCAATAGCCAGAAAATGTTTGAGCTGTGCTGCCAGTGGCAGCCGAAGTACGCGGCCATGGCTTGTGAAAGTGCCGCTGCAGAACTGCGTATACTGCTAAAACAACAGGGTGTGGCAACCGAAGTGCTGGGCGGTGAAGCCGGGCTGTGCCAGATTGCCTCGCTGGATGAGGTTGATACCGTGATGGCGGCGATTGTCGGTGCCGCCGGTCTGATGCCGACCATGGCCGGCGTCAAGGCAGGAAAGCGTATTTTGCTAGCCAACAAAGAAGCCTTGGTCATGTCCGGCCAGATGTTCATCGATGCCTGCCGCGAGTACGGCGCCGAACTGCTGCCGGTCGATAGCGAGCACAACGCGATCTTCCAGAGCCTGCCAGAGCAAGTCCAGCAAGCGATGGGGCACTGTGATCTGGATGCGGCCGGGGTTAGCAAAATCCTACTGACCGGCTCCGGCGGCCCGTTCCGTTATACGGAAGTCAGCGAACTGGCTGCGGTAACGCCGGCCATGGCGATAGCCCATCCCAACTGGTCGATGGGGCCAAAGATTTCGGTGGATTCGGCTACCATGATGAACAAGGGGCTGGAGTTTATCGAAGCCCGCTGGCTGTTCAATGCCACTCGTGAGCAGATGGATGTGATTATTCACCCGCAGTCGGTTATCCATTCGATGGTGCAGTACAAAGACGGTTCGGTGTTGGCCCAGATGGGTTTGCCTGATATGAGAACACCGATTGCCTGTGCAATGTCCTATCCTGAAAGAGTGGATGCGGGTGTTGCGCCGCTCGATTTCAGCCAAGTCGGTGAGTTTACTTTCCTCAAGCCGGACTTTGCCCGCTATCCTTGCCTCAAGCTGGCGATGGATGCCTGCTTCAGCGGCCAGGCAGCGACCACAGCGCTCAATGCGGCCAACGAGGAAGCGGTTGCGGCCTTTTTGGATAACCGCCTTGGCTTTACCGATATTGCCAGGGTCAACAGCCAGGTATTGGCGTCAGCATCGCTGGTAGAACCGACTGACTTGGAAAGCGTCATGGAGCTGGATAGAATGACCCGAGTTTTGGCACAGGAAGTAATACGTAAGGTAACGTTATGACAGGAATATTGTGGAACCTGGGAGCCTTTCTCCTTGCCCTTGGAATACTGATTGCCGTTCACGAATATGGGCATTTCTGGGTTGCACGCCGCTGTGGGGTTTATGTCGAGAAGTTCTCTATTGGCTTTGGCAAGGCGCTATGGCGCAAAGTGGGCAAAGACGGTACCGAATACACCCTGGCAATGATCCCGCTGGGCGGCTATGTCAAGATGCTGGACGAGCGGGTCGAGCCGGTCGACTCAAGCCGCCGCCATATGGCATTTAACAACAAGAAGCTATGGCAGCGCAGTGCGATAGTTGCGGCAGGGCCGCTAGCCAACTTCTTGTTTGCGATTGTTGCCTACTGGGTGGTTTATCTGATCGGCGTACCGGCCGTGAAGCCTGTCATTGGTGAGATTGCCCCACAATCGATTGCTGCCGAGGCCGGAATTGAAAGTGGAATGGAACTAAAGACCATTTCAGGAATCAAAACCGCAGACTGGGAATCTGTCAACATGGCGATGATTTCCCATATTGGCGATAAAGAGATGGTGCTGACCGTTACCGAGCCTGGCGCCAGCTACGAAGTCGAGAAAAAACTCGACTTGTCTCGCTGGTCGTTTGACCCGGAAAGTGAGCGCGTGCTTACTACATTGGGGATCACGCCATACTCGCCTAAAATTACTCTGGTCATTTCACAACTTGTGGAAGACGGAGCAGCAATTTCCGCTGGTTTGCGCTTAAATGACGAAATTATCGCAATCGGCGGGGAAAGTGTTACTGACTGGCAACAGGTCGTTGATGCGGTGCGCTCTCATCCCCAGCAGGCGCTGGTGATGGAAGTACTGCGCGATGGTGAACCGGTTTCACTGACTGTGACGCCGGAGGCGAAAGCGTCAGGTGAAGAGCTGGTCGGCTACGCGGGGTTTGCACCAAAAGTAGAACCATGGCCTGAATCGTACCGCATTAACTTGCAGTACGGACCGGTTGAGGCGGTGGGCAAGGCTGCAGAAAAAACTTGGCAGCTAGTCACATTGACCTTCGATATGGTGACCAAGTTGGTGACCGGCGATGTGGCGATGAAGAATTTGAGTGGCCCGATCTCGATTGCCAAAGGCGCAGGAATGACCGCCGATTATGGGGTGGTGTACTTCCTCGGCTTCTTGGCCTTGATCAGTGTCAACCTGGGGATTGTCAACCTGTTGCCGCTTCCGGTATTGGATGGCGGGCATTTGATGTTTTTTGCCATCGAAGCGGTAACACGTCGTCCTGTTTCTGAACGTGTTCAGGATATAGGCTATAGAGTGGGCTCAGCCATTTTGGTTGCATTGATGGCTGTTGCACTATTCAATGATTTTACCCGCCTTTAATAAGAGCGTTTTAGCAAGGAATAATCAGAACAGTAATGGCGATGAAAAAACTGTTGGTCGCATCGCTACTGCTAGGCAGTAGCGTTGCGCAGAGTGCGGAACAATTTGTAGTAGACGATATCCGCTTTGAGGGTCTCCAGCGTGTCACGCTCGGTGCCGCATTGCTCCAGATGCCAGTAAGGGTCGGAGACAATGTTGATGATGGTGATATTTCAGGAATGATCCAATCGCTGTTTGCGTCGGGCAACTTTGAAGATATCCAAGTCTTTCGTGACGGTAATACCCTGCTGGTCAAAGTGCAGGAGCGTCCGACCATTGCCAGTATTACCTTCTCTGGCAACAAGGCTATCAAGGAAGAGCAGCTGAAGGAGAACCTGGATGCCTCCCGTATCCGGGTCGGTGAGTCTCTCGATCGCACCACCCTGAGCAAAATTGAAAAAGGGCTTGAAGATTTCTACTACAGCGTAGGTAAATACAATGCCACGGTACAGGCTGTGGTCACACCGCTGCCACGTAACCGAGCCGACTTGAAGTTTGTCTTCACCGAAGGTGTCTCTGCGGAAATCCAGCAGATCAACTTTATCGGCAACAATGTGTTCAGCGACGACGAACTGCGCAAGAAGTTCAAGCTGCAGTCCGAAGTCTCGTGGTGGAACTTTTTTGCGGATAAAAAATACCAGAAGCAGGTACTGGCCGGGGATCTCGAGACCCTGCGCTCGATGTACCTGAACAATGGTTACCTCAAGTACCGTCTTGACGCGACCCAGGTTGCCATCTCCCCTGACAAGAAAGGGGTGTATATCACCTTGAAAGTCGATGAGGGTGAGCAGTACAAAGTCAAGAACGTCCAACTGCGGGGCGATCTGCTGGGCAAGACGGGTGAGCTGGAGGCCTTGGTGGCGATCAGCAGCGGCGATGTCTACAACGGCGCGGAAGTGACGGCCTTGGAAGAAGCCCTGAAGCGCAAGCTGGGCGAGTTGGGTTATGCCTACCCGCAGGTCAATACCATTCCTGACTTTGACGACGACAACCAGGAAGTGGCATTGATTGTCAATGTCGAGCCGGGCAAGCGGATCTATGTGCGTAACATTGGTTTCTCTGGTAACACCTCGACCAAGGATGAGGTTCTGCGCCGCGAGATGCGCCAGATGGAAGGGAGCTGGTTGAACTCCCGTTCTGTCGAGCGGGGTAAGGAGCGCCTGAGCCGTACCGGTTTCTTCGAAACGGTTGATGTCCAGACGGTCCGTGTACCGGGTACCGACGATCAGGTTGACCTGCAGTACACCGTTAAGGAAGCCAATGCCGGTAATATCAACTTTGGTGTCGGCTACGGTACGGAATCAGGGATCAGCTTCCAGGCGGGGATCCAGCAGGACAACTTCCTGGGTACCGGTAATCGTTTCGGCATCAATGCGATGATGAACGACTACCAGAAAAACGTCAGCTTGGAATACCGCGATCCGTATTTCACCCTCGACGGGATCAGCCTCGGCGGTAAGGTGTACTACAACGAGTTCGAAGCCTCAGACGCGAACATCTCGGACTATACCAACCAGAGCTACGGCGCCAGCCTGACCTGGGGTTTCCCGTTTGACGAGCTGAACTTCTTCGAGTTCGGCCTAGGCTATGACCATAACAAGATCTCCAATACCCAAGAATACTACCAGATCGAGAAATTCAAGCAGATCCACGGCTTCGATCGCGGCGATAACGTGATTGAGCTGGATGACTTCAACTGGTCGGTATCCTGGACCCGAAACAACCTGAACCGGGGTTACTTCCCGACGGCCGGTAACCACCAGCGAGCCTCGTTCCGGATGACTATTCCGGGCTCTGATGCGCAGTTCTTCAAGGCCCAGTATGATGTCCGCCAGTACTTCCCGTTGACCGAAGATCACGGCTACAGCCTACTGTTACGCGGCCGAGTCGGTTACGGTAATGGCTACGGTACGACGGATAACGGCAGCGATCAGCTGTTGCCGTTCTACGAGAACTACTATGCGGGTGGTTTCTCTACGCTGCGCGGCTTCCGCTCCAACACGGTCGGCCCGAAAGCGGTGTATCTGGACTACAGCGCGGGGGGCAACAACCCTGAGCTGATTGGCTCTGATGATGCGGCCGGGGGTAATGCCGTTGCGCTTGCCAGTATGGAGCTGATCGTTCCGACGCCGTTTGCGTCCGACGAGGTCCGCAACCAAATTCGTACCAGTGTATTTGTTGACGCCGGTACCGTGTGGGATACGGAATATGACCTGCGTGACTCGGATGGCCGATACATCCAGGATTATTCCGATCCGTCGTTGATTCGTGCGTCTTATGGTGCAGCCCTGCAGTGGATGTCGCCAATGGGACCGCTCGTATTCTCGGTTGCTAAGCCAATCAAGAAATACGAGGGTGATGATGAAGAATTCTTCACCTTCACGATTGGTCGAACATTCTAATTATTTGAGGAGATACCCTTTGAAACAGTGGATGAAAGCGGCTGGCCTTAGCCTGGTGATCCTATCGTCGTCATTTTATGCCCAGGCAGCAGAAGCCGCACAGAAAGTGGGCTATGTTGCCACCGGCCAAGCCATGGCCCAGTTGGCACAGCGCTACAATGTGTCTGAAAAGCTGCGCAATGAGTTTAAAGATCGCATCGATGAGCTACGCGGCATTGAAGGTCGCATGAAGACCAAGGTTGACAAAATCAAGCGCGACGGCGAGCTGATGAGCTCGAGCGAGAAGACCAAGCTGCAGCGTGAAATGCAGTCACTGGAATCTGATTACAAACTGAAGGCGCAGGCCCTGCAGGAAGATCAGCGTCGCCGTGGTGCTGAGGAAGAGCAGAAGTTGGTACAGAAGATCCGCCTGGCTATTCAAGATGTTGCCAAGCGCGAGGGCTACGATCTTGTGGTGGATGCCAATGCGGTTCTTTATGCTAACCCGAAAGACGATCTGTCTTCTAAAGTGATTGCAGCCGTTAAGTAAGCTTGCCTTAACGTCTCAGAAAACTTACGTATAAGTCGAAAGGATGGGGGATACTTTGGTAAACTTCATGCTTTCGACTTGTTTTATTTGGGGCGGAAGGCCCAACTGCATACTGGTCTTACCAAGTGGAATGATATTCTGCGTCAACATAGGCACTTTGATCATAGGTGTCTGCTTGTTACGGCAAGATAGAATTACCGGTTGGTATTAGGTATGCCAACACAGAATTAGAAAATAAAAGGTATCGAATGGCTGGAATGACTCTTGCTGATATAGCAGCTAAGCTGGGTGCTGAACTTCATGGTGATGGCACTGTAGTTATCGAATCTATTGCGGGAATGGCAACGGCTGGCGAAGGCCAGATCACCTTCCTGTCGAGCAGTAAGTACCGCAAGCAACTGGCAGAATGCCAGGCTTCTGCCGTGATGCTCAAAGCGGCGGATGCCGAGGGGTTCGAAGGTAATGCCCTGCTGATGGCTGATCCTTACCTGGGTTACGCCAAAGTCGCCCAACTGCTGGATACCACACCGGCTTCAGCATCGGATATTGCGCCGTCGGCCTATGTGGATCCTACCGCGGAGCTCGGCGAGAACGTCTCGATCGGCCATAACGCAGTGATTGAAGCCGGTGCTCGCATTGGTGACAATGCCCAAATTGGTGCAGGCTGCTTTATCGGTAAGAATGCCCAAATCGGCGCGGGTACCAAGCTATGGGCCAACGTGACGGTGTACCACAACGTGGTACTGGGCGAGCAGTGCTTGGTACAGTCAAGCACCGTAATTGGTGCCGATGGCTTCGGCTATGCCAACGACAAAGGCGAGTGGGTGAAGATCCCGCAGCTGGGCAGTGTCCGTATCGGCAACCGGGTAGAAATCGGTGCATGTACTACCATTGACCGTGGTGCCCTTGACGATACCATCATCGAAGATAACGTGATTATCGATAACCAGATGCAAATCGCCCACAATGTGCAGATCGGATATGGTACGGCCATGGCCGGTGGTACCATTGTGGCCGGCAGCACCAAAATCGGCAAATACTGCATTATTGGTGGTGCCTCTGTGCTTAACGGCCATATCGAGATTGCCGATGGCGTTACCATTACCGGTATGGGTATGGTGATGCGCAGTATTGAAGAGAAGGGGATGTACTCTTCCGGTATCCCGCTTCAGCCAAACAAAGAGTGGCGTAAGACTGCAGCTCGTACCATGAAAATTGACGAGATGAACAAGCGTCTTAAAGCCGTTGAAAAGCAGATGGCAGAGAAAGGCGAATAAGGCCTTGCCCATGACGACTTCAGTGGCCTGCTAGGCGGGTCGCTTTGCTTTTCTAGCACACCGTATTTTTACTTTTTTAGACAGGAATTCAGTTTTGACTAGCGAAAATAAAACGCTGAATATCACAGAGATTCAAGAGCTTCTTCCGCACCGTTACCCGTTTTTGATGATCGACCGTGTAACCCACTACGAAGAAGGCAAGACCCTGACCGGTATCAAGAATGTGTCGGTTAACGAACCTCAGTTCACGGGCCACTTCCCTAAAATGCCGGTCTTCCCGGGCGTGATGATCCTTGAAGCCATGGCGCAGGCTACCGGCTTGCTGGCATTCAAAACCTTTGGTGCGCCGGCAGAAAACGAACTGTATTACTTTGCCAGCGTTGATAACGGTAAATTCCGTAAACCGGTTGTACCGGGTGACCAGCTGGTTATCGAGGTCGAATTCCT
Coding sequences within:
- the rseP gene encoding sigma E protease regulator RseP; this translates as MTGILWNLGAFLLALGILIAVHEYGHFWVARRCGVYVEKFSIGFGKALWRKVGKDGTEYTLAMIPLGGYVKMLDERVEPVDSSRRHMAFNNKKLWQRSAIVAAGPLANFLFAIVAYWVVYLIGVPAVKPVIGEIAPQSIAAEAGIESGMELKTISGIKTADWESVNMAMISHIGDKEMVLTVTEPGASYEVEKKLDLSRWSFDPESERVLTTLGITPYSPKITLVISQLVEDGAAISAGLRLNDEIIAIGGESVTDWQQVVDAVRSHPQQALVMEVLRDGEPVSLTVTPEAKASGEELVGYAGFAPKVEPWPESYRINLQYGPVEAVGKAAEKTWQLVTLTFDMVTKLVTGDVAMKNLSGPISIAKGAGMTADYGVVYFLGFLALISVNLGIVNLLPLPVLDGGHLMFFAIEAVTRRPVSERVQDIGYRVGSAILVALMAVALFNDFTRL
- the bamA gene encoding outer membrane protein assembly factor BamA codes for the protein MAMKKLLVASLLLGSSVAQSAEQFVVDDIRFEGLQRVTLGAALLQMPVRVGDNVDDGDISGMIQSLFASGNFEDIQVFRDGNTLLVKVQERPTIASITFSGNKAIKEEQLKENLDASRIRVGESLDRTTLSKIEKGLEDFYYSVGKYNATVQAVVTPLPRNRADLKFVFTEGVSAEIQQINFIGNNVFSDDELRKKFKLQSEVSWWNFFADKKYQKQVLAGDLETLRSMYLNNGYLKYRLDATQVAISPDKKGVYITLKVDEGEQYKVKNVQLRGDLLGKTGELEALVAISSGDVYNGAEVTALEEALKRKLGELGYAYPQVNTIPDFDDDNQEVALIVNVEPGKRIYVRNIGFSGNTSTKDEVLRREMRQMEGSWLNSRSVERGKERLSRTGFFETVDVQTVRVPGTDDQVDLQYTVKEANAGNINFGVGYGTESGISFQAGIQQDNFLGTGNRFGINAMMNDYQKNVSLEYRDPYFTLDGISLGGKVYYNEFEASDANISDYTNQSYGASLTWGFPFDELNFFEFGLGYDHNKISNTQEYYQIEKFKQIHGFDRGDNVIELDDFNWSVSWTRNNLNRGYFPTAGNHQRASFRMTIPGSDAQFFKAQYDVRQYFPLTEDHGYSLLLRGRVGYGNGYGTTDNGSDQLLPFYENYYAGGFSTLRGFRSNTVGPKAVYLDYSAGGNNPELIGSDDAAGGNAVALASMELIVPTPFASDEVRNQIRTSVFVDAGTVWDTEYDLRDSDGRYIQDYSDPSLIRASYGAALQWMSPMGPLVFSVAKPIKKYEGDDEEFFTFTIGRTF
- a CDS encoding OmpH family outer membrane protein, which translates into the protein MKQWMKAAGLSLVILSSSFYAQAAEAAQKVGYVATGQAMAQLAQRYNVSEKLRNEFKDRIDELRGIEGRMKTKVDKIKRDGELMSSSEKTKLQREMQSLESDYKLKAQALQEDQRRRGAEEEQKLVQKIRLAIQDVAKREGYDLVVDANAVLYANPKDDLSSKVIAAVK
- the lpxD gene encoding UDP-3-O-(3-hydroxymyristoyl)glucosamine N-acyltransferase; the protein is MAGMTLADIAAKLGAELHGDGTVVIESIAGMATAGEGQITFLSSSKYRKQLAECQASAVMLKAADAEGFEGNALLMADPYLGYAKVAQLLDTTPASASDIAPSAYVDPTAELGENVSIGHNAVIEAGARIGDNAQIGAGCFIGKNAQIGAGTKLWANVTVYHNVVLGEQCLVQSSTVIGADGFGYANDKGEWVKIPQLGSVRIGNRVEIGACTTIDRGALDDTIIEDNVIIDNQMQIAHNVQIGYGTAMAGGTIVAGSTKIGKYCIIGGASVLNGHIEIADGVTITGMGMVMRSIEEKGMYSSGIPLQPNKEWRKTAARTMKIDEMNKRLKAVEKQMAEKGE
- the fabZ gene encoding 3-hydroxyacyl-ACP dehydratase FabZ, with translation MTSENKTLNITEIQELLPHRYPFLMIDRVTHYEEGKTLTGIKNVSVNEPQFTGHFPKMPVFPGVMILEAMAQATGLLAFKTFGAPAENELYYFASVDNGKFRKPVVPGDQLVIEVEFLKERRGIAMFNGVAKVDGEVVCSAELKCARREF